The following coding sequences lie in one Streptomyces sp. NBC_00510 genomic window:
- a CDS encoding Zn-dependent alcohol dehydrogenase, translating to MRGVIFDGTEPAVVDDLEVRDPGPGEVLVRIHAAGLCHSDLSVVDGVIPFPVPVVLGHEGAGVVEATGAGVSHVSPGDRVALSTLANCGTCPDCDRGRPTMCRKAIGRPGRPFSRQGEPLFNFASNSAFAELTVVKAVQAVPLPADIPLTSAALIGCGVLTGVGAALNRARVDRGDTVVVIGTGGIGLNVLQGARIAGASRIVAVDTNPAKEEPARLFGATEFVDSAEAARALLPTGADHVFECVGHVGLIRQAVDLLDRHGQAVLLGVPPADAEASFLVSSMYLDKSILGCRYGSARPQRDIALYADLYRQGRLLLDELVTRTYPVEDFAKAAEDARGGRVARGVLTF from the coding sequence ATGAGAGGCGTGATCTTCGACGGGACGGAGCCCGCGGTCGTCGACGACCTGGAGGTCCGGGACCCGGGCCCGGGCGAGGTGCTGGTCCGCATCCACGCGGCCGGGCTGTGCCACAGCGACCTGTCCGTCGTCGACGGGGTCATCCCCTTCCCCGTACCGGTCGTGCTCGGCCACGAGGGGGCGGGCGTCGTCGAGGCGACCGGCGCCGGCGTCTCGCACGTCTCGCCGGGCGACCGCGTGGCCCTGTCCACCCTCGCCAACTGCGGCACCTGCCCGGACTGCGACCGGGGCCGCCCGACGATGTGCCGCAAGGCCATCGGCCGTCCCGGCAGGCCCTTCAGCCGTCAGGGCGAGCCGCTGTTCAACTTCGCCTCCAACTCGGCCTTCGCCGAACTGACCGTCGTCAAGGCCGTCCAGGCCGTCCCCCTCCCCGCGGACATCCCCCTCACCTCGGCCGCGCTCATCGGCTGCGGGGTGCTGACCGGGGTCGGCGCCGCCCTCAACCGCGCCCGGGTCGACCGCGGCGACACGGTCGTGGTCATCGGCACCGGTGGCATCGGCCTGAACGTGCTGCAGGGCGCGCGCATCGCGGGCGCCTCCCGGATCGTCGCCGTCGACACCAACCCGGCGAAGGAGGAACCCGCGAGGCTGTTCGGCGCCACCGAGTTCGTGGACTCGGCGGAGGCGGCTCGCGCGCTGCTGCCCACCGGCGCCGACCACGTCTTCGAGTGCGTCGGCCACGTCGGGCTCATCCGCCAGGCCGTCGACCTCCTGGACCGCCACGGCCAGGCCGTCCTGCTGGGCGTGCCACCGGCCGACGCCGAGGCGTCCTTCCTGGTGTCCTCCATGTACCTCGACAAGTCCATCCTGGGCTGCCGCTACGGCTCGGCACGGCCGCAGCGCGACATCGCGCTCTACGCCGACCTCTACCGGCAGGGCCGGCTCCTGCTGGACGAACTCGTCACCCGCACCTACCCGGTGGAGGACTTCGCCAAGGCGGCGGAGGACGCCCGGGGCGGCCGCGTGGCGCGGGGCGTGCTGACCTTCTGA
- a CDS encoding helix-turn-helix domain-containing protein has protein sequence MAESMETPSPTAAPRTPVRHRVVVLVQHGVIPFEVGIPHRIFGGARDSDGVDLYEVVTCSPHGPGPVRAEADFEIHVAHGPEVLETADTVIVPAAHERSVAHTEGRLPAEMAAAFARIRPGARLVSICTGSYFLAAAGHLDGLRATTHWSSTDHFQRLFPQVRVEPDVLYVDNGAILTSAGVASGIDLCLHLVRRDHGTAVANASARRTVVPPHREGGQAQYIQRPVPEPQQATTAAARSWALDRLDQPLTLRELAEREAMSVRTFTRRFREEVGTSPGQWLTQQRVERARHLLESSDLSVDQVASQAGFGTAASMRQHLQAVLGVSPSAYRRTFRATAAF, from the coding sequence ATGGCCGAATCCATGGAGACGCCTTCTCCGACCGCCGCGCCGCGCACACCGGTGCGCCACCGGGTCGTCGTCCTGGTGCAGCACGGTGTGATCCCCTTCGAAGTGGGCATCCCGCACCGCATCTTCGGCGGCGCGAGGGACTCCGACGGGGTCGATCTGTACGAGGTGGTGACGTGCTCCCCGCACGGTCCCGGGCCGGTGCGCGCCGAGGCCGACTTCGAGATCCACGTCGCCCACGGCCCCGAGGTCCTGGAGACGGCCGACACCGTCATCGTCCCCGCCGCCCATGAGCGCTCCGTCGCGCACACCGAGGGCAGGCTGCCCGCGGAGATGGCGGCGGCTTTCGCCCGCATCCGCCCCGGCGCCCGGCTCGTCTCCATCTGCACCGGCTCGTACTTCCTCGCCGCGGCCGGCCACCTGGACGGTCTGCGCGCCACCACGCACTGGTCGAGCACGGACCACTTCCAAAGGCTCTTCCCCCAGGTGCGGGTCGAGCCGGACGTCCTGTACGTGGACAACGGCGCCATCCTCACCTCCGCGGGCGTCGCCTCGGGCATCGACCTGTGCCTGCACCTCGTACGCCGTGACCACGGCACCGCCGTGGCCAACGCCAGCGCGCGCCGTACGGTCGTGCCGCCGCACCGGGAGGGCGGACAGGCCCAGTACATCCAACGGCCCGTCCCCGAGCCCCAGCAGGCCACCACGGCCGCGGCGCGCTCCTGGGCGCTGGACCGGCTCGACCAGCCGCTGACGCTGCGCGAGCTGGCCGAGCGCGAGGCGATGAGCGTGCGCACCTTCACCCGCCGCTTCCGGGAGGAGGTGGGCACCAGCCCCGGGCAGTGGCTGACACAGCAGCGCGTCGAGCGCGCCCGGCACCTGCTGGAGTCCAGCGACCTGTCGGTCGACCAGGTCGCCTCGCAGGCCGGGTTCGGCACGGCGGCCTCCATGCGGCAGCACCTGCAGGCCGTCCTCGGCGTCTCGCCCAGCGCCTACCGGCGCACCTTCCGGGCGACGGCGGCGTTCTGA
- a CDS encoding MFS transporter — MTQTPELPVQPLADRGPDVPRPFRTPRIHRAWSVAAAAFVTLIGAAGFASLPGLLIEPLHGEFGWSRGMIGLAVSVNLALYGVTAPFAAALMDRFGIRRVVAAALVTIATGASLTVFMTASWQLVLLWGVLVGLGSGSMALAFATTVTNRWFEDRRGLVTGILTAAGAAGQLIFLPLLSVIIEHAGWRAAALTVAGAAVVVAPLVYLLLRDHPADVGLAPYGAAEFVPKPPPVTGAAKRAVKALFNAARGGPFWLLAGTFAICGASTNGLVKTHFVPAAHDHGMPVTAAASLLAVIGIFDIAGTVASGWFTDRFSPRRLLATYYGLRGLSLMFLPVLLNDAVHPPMVLFIVFYGLDWVATVPPTIALCREFYGADSAIVFGWVLASHQLGAALVAFLGGAARDTFGSYDVVWYSSGALCAVAALMALVIRRRATPGAGALPLAA, encoded by the coding sequence GTGACGCAGACTCCCGAGCTTCCCGTGCAGCCCCTGGCCGACAGGGGCCCCGACGTTCCCCGGCCGTTCCGCACGCCCCGGATCCACCGCGCGTGGTCGGTGGCGGCCGCCGCCTTCGTCACGCTCATCGGCGCCGCCGGCTTCGCCTCCCTGCCCGGACTGCTGATCGAGCCGCTGCACGGCGAGTTCGGGTGGTCGCGGGGCATGATCGGCCTGGCCGTCTCGGTCAACCTCGCGCTCTACGGCGTGACGGCGCCGTTCGCCGCCGCGCTCATGGACCGCTTCGGCATCCGCCGGGTCGTCGCGGCCGCGCTCGTCACCATCGCGACGGGTGCGAGCCTGACCGTCTTCATGACCGCGAGCTGGCAGCTCGTGCTCCTGTGGGGCGTGCTCGTCGGGCTGGGCAGCGGCTCCATGGCCCTGGCCTTCGCGACCACCGTCACCAACCGCTGGTTCGAGGACCGGCGCGGCCTGGTCACGGGCATCCTGACGGCGGCCGGCGCGGCGGGACAGCTGATCTTCCTCCCCCTGCTCTCCGTCATCATCGAGCACGCGGGCTGGCGCGCCGCGGCCCTCACCGTGGCGGGCGCCGCGGTCGTCGTCGCGCCCTTGGTCTACCTGCTGCTGCGGGACCACCCCGCCGACGTGGGCCTGGCCCCGTACGGTGCCGCGGAGTTCGTGCCGAAGCCGCCGCCGGTGACGGGGGCGGCCAAGCGGGCGGTCAAGGCGCTGTTCAACGCAGCCCGCGGCGGCCCGTTCTGGCTGCTGGCGGGGACCTTCGCGATCTGCGGCGCCTCGACGAACGGCCTGGTCAAGACGCACTTCGTGCCCGCGGCCCACGACCACGGGATGCCGGTGACGGCCGCCGCCTCACTGCTCGCCGTGATCGGCATCTTCGACATCGCGGGCACGGTGGCCTCCGGCTGGTTCACCGACCGCTTCAGCCCGCGGCGGCTGCTGGCCACCTACTACGGGCTGCGCGGACTGTCGCTGATGTTCCTGCCGGTGCTCCTGAACGACGCCGTCCACCCGCCCATGGTGCTGTTCATCGTCTTCTACGGCCTGGACTGGGTCGCCACCGTGCCGCCGACCATCGCCCTGTGCCGTGAGTTCTACGGCGCCGACAGCGCCATCGTCTTCGGCTGGGTACTCGCCTCCCACCAGTTGGGCGCCGCCCTGGTGGCGTTCCTCGGTGGCGCGGCGCGCGACACCTTCGGCTCCTACGACGTGGTCTGGTACTCCTCCGGGGCGCTGTGCGCGGTGGCGGCGCTCATGGCGCTGGTGATCCGGCGGCGGGCGACCCCGGGCGCCGGGGCGCTCCCGCTCGCGGCGTAG
- a CDS encoding flavin reductase family protein → MGQAGMAVAVVRYLRSAGAVTTSGRVDPLPPPELRAVRPDERAPVDQAEFRKVLGNFASGVTVIAAPGDDAEGGPAGFACQSFASLSLDPPLVVFMVARTSTSWPRIARAGVFCVNVLGAGQQELCRSFAVSGGDKFAGVEWDPAPVTGSPRLRGVAAWIDCAIHAVHTGGDHLVVIGRVRDLGHGAEDDGPLLFHRGSFGRLAP, encoded by the coding sequence ATGGGACAAGCAGGCATGGCGGTCGCCGTCGTGCGCTACCTCCGGTCGGCCGGGGCGGTGACGACGTCCGGGCGGGTGGACCCGCTGCCGCCGCCCGAACTGCGGGCCGTGCGGCCGGACGAGCGCGCCCCGGTGGACCAGGCCGAATTCCGGAAGGTGCTGGGGAACTTCGCGAGCGGCGTGACGGTGATCGCGGCGCCCGGGGACGACGCGGAGGGCGGACCCGCCGGGTTCGCCTGCCAGTCGTTCGCGTCGCTGTCGCTCGATCCGCCGCTGGTCGTCTTCATGGTGGCGCGCACATCCACCAGCTGGCCGCGCATCGCGCGGGCCGGGGTGTTCTGCGTGAACGTGCTCGGCGCGGGCCAGCAGGAGCTGTGCCGCTCCTTCGCCGTGAGCGGCGGGGACAAGTTCGCGGGCGTGGAGTGGGATCCGGCGCCGGTGACGGGCTCGCCCCGGCTGCGCGGCGTGGCCGCGTGGATCGACTGCGCGATCCACGCCGTGCACACCGGCGGCGACCACCTCGTCGTCATCGGCCGGGTCCGGGATCTGGGCCACGGTGCGGAAGACGACGGGCCGCTGCTCTTCCACCGCGGCAGCTTCGGCCGGCTCGCGCCCTGA
- a CDS encoding enoyl-CoA hydratase, whose protein sequence is MTDSPRGVVTERDGSVESVVLHVTDNGVSRLTLNRPQAMNAITPDLRERLIEKFLEASADPAVRAVVLTGAGRRAFCAGADLRGGPAAADRVAGDVARTIRSGAQRLIAAVLDCEKPVVAAVNGTAAGLGAHLALACDLVLAADTAKFIEVFVRRGLVPDGGGAYLLPRLIGPHRAKELLLLGDDLPAAAAERLGLVNRVVPGEELDSAADALAQRLASGPTRALALTKQLVNASLDSDRATAFAAEAAAQEQNMTTADAQEGLRAFIERRPPDFRGR, encoded by the coding sequence ATGACTGACTCCCCCCGTGGAGTGGTCACGGAGCGTGATGGCTCCGTGGAATCCGTTGTACTCCACGTCACCGACAACGGGGTCTCCCGGCTCACCCTCAACCGCCCCCAGGCGATGAACGCCATCACCCCTGACCTGCGCGAACGCCTCATCGAGAAATTTCTGGAGGCCTCCGCGGACCCGGCCGTGCGGGCCGTCGTCCTGACCGGCGCCGGCCGCCGGGCCTTCTGCGCGGGGGCCGACCTGCGCGGCGGTCCGGCCGCCGCGGACCGGGTCGCGGGCGACGTGGCCCGGACGATCCGGTCCGGGGCCCAGCGCCTCATCGCCGCCGTCCTCGACTGCGAGAAACCCGTGGTCGCCGCCGTGAACGGCACGGCCGCCGGTCTCGGTGCCCATCTCGCCCTCGCCTGCGACCTCGTCCTGGCCGCCGACACGGCGAAGTTCATCGAGGTCTTCGTCCGCCGCGGTCTCGTCCCCGACGGCGGGGGCGCCTACCTCCTCCCCCGCCTGATCGGCCCGCACCGCGCGAAGGAACTCCTCCTCCTCGGCGACGACCTCCCCGCCGCCGCCGCCGAACGCCTCGGGCTGGTCAACCGCGTCGTCCCCGGCGAGGAACTCGACTCGGCCGCCGACGCCCTCGCCCAGCGACTCGCCTCCGGCCCCACCCGCGCCCTGGCCCTGACCAAACAACTCGTCAACGCGTCCCTGGACTCCGACCGCGCGACGGCCTTCGCCGCCGAGGCGGCCGCGCAGGAGCAGAACATGACCACCGCCGACGCCCAGGAGGGACTGCGCGCCTTCATCGAACGCCGCCCACCGGACTTCCGTGGCCGGTGA
- a CDS encoding acetate--CoA ligase family protein — MLGSTFSTRGTDPAADAGGPGHGTDDVDVSGRPLHACVPDLDRFFRPESLAVVGASDAEGRPNTGITRQLVTWAERVGARLHPVNPGRGTVFGLPCHASVADLPEPVDLAVLLVADPLPVLEQLTGAKARFAVVFASGFAETGEAGTAAQERLGRAVAGSGLRLLGPNTNLNAFQAFREDLPGPAIALITQSGHQGRPVYALQELGIRLSHWAPTGNEADLETADFLSYFAGRPEVGAIAVYAEGLKDGRSFALAADRAARNKVPVVMVKVGRTETGTRAAATHTGKLTGSDAVADAAFRQFGVIRVDALDELQDTAALLARARPPAAEGVVVYSISGGTGAHFADLATTAGLPLPTLPEPKQAELHQWIPEYLNVSNPVDSGGHPVGDWRGRKIIDAILADPAVGVLVCPITGPFPPMSDRLARDLAEAAEATDKLVCVIWGSPVGTEEAYRTTLLGSSRLATFRTFGNCVTAVRAWLDHHRFAAGYRSPFDDAPRTPSSSARKARALLHPGRRLSEHAAKQLLRAYGIRVPREQLVTSAAGAVRAAAQVGYPVVMKASADRLAHKTELGLVKIGLTSASQVRDAYRELADIARCEDLDLDGVLVCQMVERGVEMVVGMSHDPLFGPTVTAGLGGVLVEVLRDTAVRVPPFDAGTARDMLRELRGARLLDGVRGAPPADADALVDVILRVQRMALELGDGLAELDINPLMVLPRGQGACALDALAVCRQENTHD; from the coding sequence ATGCTTGGATCGACCTTCAGCACACGCGGCACCGATCCCGCGGCGGACGCCGGCGGCCCGGGCCACGGCACGGACGACGTGGACGTCAGCGGGCGCCCGCTGCACGCCTGCGTGCCCGACCTCGACCGCTTCTTCCGGCCCGAGTCCCTGGCCGTGGTGGGCGCCTCGGACGCCGAGGGCCGCCCCAACACCGGCATCACCCGGCAACTCGTCACCTGGGCCGAGCGGGTCGGCGCCCGGCTCCACCCGGTCAATCCCGGCCGCGGCACCGTGTTCGGCCTGCCCTGCCACGCATCCGTCGCGGATCTCCCCGAGCCGGTCGACCTCGCCGTCCTGCTCGTCGCCGACCCCCTCCCCGTCCTCGAACAGCTCACCGGGGCCAAGGCACGGTTCGCGGTCGTCTTCGCCTCCGGCTTCGCCGAGACCGGGGAGGCGGGCACCGCCGCCCAGGAGCGGCTCGGCCGGGCCGTCGCGGGCAGCGGACTGCGACTGCTGGGGCCGAACACCAACCTCAACGCCTTCCAGGCGTTCCGTGAGGACCTCCCCGGGCCGGCGATCGCCCTGATCACCCAGTCCGGCCACCAGGGCCGTCCGGTCTACGCCCTGCAGGAGCTCGGCATCCGGCTCAGCCACTGGGCACCGACCGGCAACGAGGCCGACCTGGAGACCGCCGACTTCCTCTCCTACTTCGCCGGGCGGCCCGAGGTCGGCGCGATCGCGGTCTACGCCGAAGGCCTCAAGGACGGGCGCTCGTTCGCCCTCGCCGCCGACCGCGCGGCCCGTAACAAGGTGCCGGTGGTCATGGTCAAGGTGGGCCGTACCGAGACGGGCACCCGCGCCGCCGCCACCCACACCGGCAAGCTCACCGGATCCGACGCGGTCGCCGACGCCGCCTTCCGCCAGTTCGGCGTGATCCGCGTCGACGCCCTGGACGAACTCCAGGACACCGCCGCCCTGCTGGCCCGGGCCCGGCCGCCGGCCGCCGAGGGCGTGGTCGTCTACTCGATCTCCGGCGGCACCGGGGCGCACTTCGCGGACCTGGCCACCACCGCCGGGCTGCCGCTGCCCACCCTCCCGGAGCCGAAGCAGGCCGAACTCCACCAGTGGATACCGGAGTACCTGAACGTCTCCAACCCCGTGGACAGCGGGGGCCATCCCGTCGGGGACTGGCGCGGTCGGAAGATCATCGACGCGATCCTCGCCGATCCCGCGGTCGGCGTGCTCGTCTGCCCGATCACCGGCCCCTTCCCTCCGATGAGCGACCGGCTGGCCCGGGACCTCGCCGAGGCCGCCGAGGCCACCGACAAACTGGTGTGCGTGATCTGGGGCTCCCCCGTGGGCACCGAGGAGGCCTACCGGACCACCCTGCTCGGCTCCTCCCGGCTCGCCACCTTCCGCACCTTCGGCAACTGCGTGACCGCCGTACGGGCGTGGCTGGACCACCACCGCTTCGCCGCCGGCTACCGCTCCCCCTTCGACGACGCGCCGCGCACGCCCTCCTCCTCCGCACGGAAGGCGCGCGCCCTGCTGCACCCCGGCCGCCGGCTGAGCGAGCACGCCGCCAAGCAGCTGCTCCGGGCGTACGGAATCCGCGTCCCGCGCGAGCAACTGGTCACCAGCGCCGCCGGTGCCGTCCGGGCGGCGGCCCAGGTCGGCTACCCCGTGGTGATGAAGGCGTCCGCCGACCGGCTCGCGCACAAGACCGAACTCGGCCTGGTCAAGATCGGCCTCACTTCCGCCAGCCAGGTCCGCGACGCCTACCGCGAACTCGCCGACATCGCCCGCTGCGAGGACCTGGACCTCGACGGCGTCCTCGTCTGCCAGATGGTGGAGCGAGGCGTGGAGATGGTCGTCGGCATGAGCCACGACCCGCTCTTCGGGCCCACCGTCACCGCGGGCCTCGGCGGGGTCCTCGTCGAGGTCCTGCGGGACACCGCCGTCCGCGTACCGCCCTTCGACGCCGGGACCGCGCGGGACATGCTGCGGGAACTGCGCGGCGCCCGCCTGCTCGACGGCGTGCGCGGGGCGCCACCCGCCGACGCGGACGCGCTCGTCGACGTCATCCTCCGCGTGCAGCGCATGGCCCTGGAACTCGGCGACGGCCTCGCCGAACTCGACATCAATCCGCTGATGGTGCTGCCGCGCGGGCAGGGCGCCTGCGCCCTCGACGCACTGGCCGTCTGCCGTCAGGAGAACACACATGACTGA
- a CDS encoding NAD(P)/FAD-dependent oxidoreductase, translating to MTDTSASAGTSASAATPLPNTAAPDAIVVGAGPGGLAVAASLRHRGVRTLVVERSDAVGASWRGHYDRLRLHTTRRLSALPGLGIPRSYGRWVGRDDVVRYLEQYAEFHGLDVATGIEVGRIEPAGDPAAGWVLPATGGRRLTARSVVVATGYNHSPHLPDWPGRGTFDGELLHASRYRNGRPYEGRDVLVVGVGNTGAEIAVDLADSGAARVRLAVRTPPHIMRRSTAGWPAQRTGIMVRRLPTKLVDKIAPYVERVSVPDLSAYGLPRPDNGLYSRVREGSIPVQDVGIIDAVRSGKVEPVAAVEGFDGREVLLADGTRIAPDAVVAATGYRRGLEPLVGHLDVLDERGRPVRHGGRSPKNAPGLYFTGFTNPISGMFREMAIDARRIAKAVARR from the coding sequence ATGACCGACACCTCGGCATCCGCCGGCACCTCCGCATCCGCCGCCACCCCCCTACCGAACACGGCGGCGCCGGACGCCATCGTCGTCGGCGCCGGTCCCGGCGGTCTCGCCGTCGCGGCGTCGCTGCGGCACCGGGGCGTGCGCACCCTGGTCGTCGAGCGGTCGGACGCGGTGGGCGCATCCTGGCGCGGCCATTACGACCGGCTGCGGCTGCACACGACCAGACGCCTGTCCGCGCTCCCGGGCCTCGGGATACCCCGGTCGTACGGCCGCTGGGTGGGTCGCGACGACGTCGTCCGCTACCTGGAGCAGTACGCCGAGTTCCACGGCCTGGACGTCGCCACCGGCATAGAGGTGGGGCGGATCGAGCCCGCCGGGGACCCGGCGGCGGGCTGGGTGCTCCCGGCCACCGGCGGGCGCCGGCTGACCGCGCGCAGCGTCGTCGTCGCCACCGGCTACAACCACTCGCCGCACCTTCCGGACTGGCCCGGGCGCGGCACCTTCGACGGAGAGCTGCTGCACGCCTCCCGCTACCGCAACGGCCGGCCCTACGAGGGCCGGGACGTCCTGGTCGTGGGCGTGGGCAACACCGGCGCCGAGATCGCCGTCGACCTCGCCGACTCCGGCGCGGCCCGCGTCCGGCTGGCGGTGCGGACGCCCCCGCACATCATGCGCCGCTCCACCGCCGGGTGGCCCGCGCAGCGCACCGGGATCATGGTCCGCCGCCTCCCCACGAAGCTGGTCGACAAGATCGCGCCCTACGTGGAGCGCGTCTCCGTACCGGACCTGTCGGCGTACGGGCTGCCCCGCCCGGACAACGGGCTCTACTCGCGGGTGCGGGAGGGCTCCATCCCCGTCCAGGACGTCGGCATCATCGACGCCGTCCGGTCGGGGAAGGTGGAGCCCGTCGCCGCCGTCGAGGGCTTCGACGGGCGCGAGGTGCTGCTCGCCGACGGCACGCGGATCGCCCCGGACGCGGTGGTCGCGGCCACCGGCTACCGGCGCGGCCTGGAACCGCTCGTCGGTCATCTCGACGTCCTGGACGAGCGGGGCCGGCCCGTGCGGCACGGCGGCCGCAGTCCGAAGAACGCTCCCGGTCTGTACTTCACCGGCTTCACCAATCCCATCAGCGGCATGTTCCGCGAAATGGCCATCGACGCGCGCCGGATCGCCAAAGCCGTGGCGCGGCGGTAG
- a CDS encoding DoxX family protein — MQTIWLTGAEWLAVLRIGLGLWWLESWRHKDKKGWFERGTGIAWAADVAAKHRWTFVQGGFTAVVAPRPKVMAYVVVYAELAVGLGLTAGLLTPVALAGGIVLNLLYLVLMIHDWAEQGQNAMMILASVVLLFAMGWQTWSLDSVWELFL; from the coding sequence ATGCAGACGATCTGGCTGACCGGCGCCGAATGGCTCGCCGTCCTGCGCATCGGCCTCGGCCTGTGGTGGCTGGAGAGCTGGCGGCACAAGGACAAGAAGGGCTGGTTCGAGCGGGGCACCGGCATCGCCTGGGCCGCCGACGTCGCCGCGAAGCACCGCTGGACCTTCGTCCAGGGCGGATTCACCGCGGTCGTCGCGCCCCGCCCCAAGGTGATGGCCTACGTCGTCGTCTACGCCGAACTGGCCGTCGGGCTCGGTCTCACCGCCGGGCTGCTGACACCGGTCGCGCTGGCCGGCGGCATCGTCCTCAACCTGCTCTATCTCGTCCTCATGATCCACGACTGGGCGGAGCAGGGGCAGAACGCCATGATGATCCTCGCCTCCGTCGTCCTCCTCTTCGCCATGGGCTGGCAGACATGGTCCCTCGACAGCGTCTGGGAGCTCTTCCTGTGA
- a CDS encoding OB-fold domain-containing protein yields the protein MTGLPEPDAFTRTYWSAAAEGRLLIRRCLAAGCGAAHHYPREFCPHCWSEEVVWEQAAGHATLYTWSVVHANDLQPFAGRVPYVAAVVDLAEGPRMMTEVVGCAHDALRVGMDLRVCFRPAAAGGEIAIPVFRPARAVTASFA from the coding sequence GTGACCGGTCTGCCCGAGCCCGACGCCTTCACGCGCACCTACTGGAGCGCCGCCGCCGAGGGCCGGCTGCTGATCCGCCGGTGCCTGGCCGCGGGCTGCGGCGCCGCCCACCACTACCCCCGGGAGTTCTGCCCCCACTGCTGGAGCGAGGAGGTCGTCTGGGAGCAGGCTGCGGGCCACGCCACCCTCTACACCTGGTCCGTGGTGCACGCCAACGACCTCCAGCCGTTCGCCGGACGGGTCCCCTACGTCGCCGCCGTCGTCGACCTCGCCGAGGGACCGCGCATGATGACGGAGGTCGTCGGCTGCGCCCACGACGCGCTGCGCGTCGGGATGGACCTCCGCGTCTGCTTCCGCCCCGCGGCCGCGGGCGGGGAGATCGCGATCCCCGTCTTCCGTCCGGCCCGGGCGGTCACCGCCTCCTTTGCTTGA
- a CDS encoding GNAT family N-acetyltransferase, whose translation MLRPVELEAYGLLLRPWEETSGDLDAALRGLADPDFRRWNTAHAPEPDEAGVRAFLRRRRDGWGAGDLASFAVTEAGVVLGQAGIGMIDHAMRGARVSYWMLPEARGRGVASRALEAVTRWAFRDLGLHRLELGHAVGNEPSCGVARRCGYVLEGVLREAVVDLSGALRDVHLHSRLATDPRP comes from the coding sequence GTGCTGAGGCCGGTGGAGTTGGAAGCGTACGGACTGCTGCTCAGGCCCTGGGAGGAGACGTCCGGCGACCTCGACGCGGCACTGCGCGGCCTCGCGGACCCGGACTTCCGCCGCTGGAACACGGCGCACGCCCCCGAGCCCGACGAAGCCGGGGTGCGGGCGTTCCTGCGGCGCCGGCGCGACGGCTGGGGGGCCGGCGACCTCGCGTCGTTCGCGGTCACCGAGGCCGGTGTGGTGCTCGGCCAGGCCGGGATAGGGATGATCGACCACGCCATGCGCGGCGCACGCGTCAGCTACTGGATGCTCCCCGAGGCCCGTGGGCGCGGCGTCGCCTCCCGGGCCTTGGAGGCGGTCACCCGGTGGGCCTTCCGCGATCTCGGCCTGCACCGGCTGGAGCTGGGCCACGCCGTCGGCAACGAGCCCTCCTGCGGTGTCGCGCGGCGCTGCGGTTACGTCCTCGAAGGGGTCCTGCGCGAGGCGGTCGTCGACCTGTCCGGCGCGCTTCGGGACGTCCACCTGCACAGCCGCCTGGCGACCGATCCACGCCCCTGA
- a CDS encoding DUF1906 domain-containing protein — protein sequence MSGHRMSKKRRYIAWAVAAAAVLVGGGVAAGASMATTVSRPAPKVYTGRAFDTCTAPSASAMKAWHNGFYGAAAVYVGGKNRGCAQPNLTASWVKSVSATGWKLIPLYVGAQPPCQTSRNPEKLTASTATSLGATDGADAVAKASALGMKAGSPVYLDMESYDVTNTSCNNAVLAYVRAWDKAVHAKGYWAGFYGFRSSSAKAVATAANRTDLPDVLWYALWDEHKTTTTDWPFSTSLWTGHRRGHQYMVNSKETRGGYTITVDRSDWDAPVAVTG from the coding sequence ATGTCCGGTCACCGGATGTCGAAGAAGCGTCGCTACATCGCCTGGGCGGTGGCGGCGGCCGCGGTGCTCGTGGGCGGTGGTGTCGCGGCGGGTGCCTCGATGGCGACCACGGTGTCGCGCCCGGCGCCGAAGGTCTACACGGGGCGGGCGTTCGACACCTGCACGGCGCCCTCCGCGTCGGCGATGAAGGCGTGGCACAACGGGTTCTACGGTGCGGCGGCGGTGTACGTCGGCGGCAAGAACCGGGGGTGCGCGCAGCCGAACCTGACCGCGTCCTGGGTCAAGTCGGTCAGCGCCACGGGCTGGAAGCTGATCCCGCTCTACGTGGGCGCGCAGCCGCCGTGCCAGACCAGCCGCAACCCGGAGAAGCTGACCGCCTCCACCGCGACCTCGCTGGGCGCGACGGACGGCGCGGACGCGGTGGCCAAGGCGTCAGCGCTGGGGATGAAGGCCGGCAGCCCGGTGTACCTGGACATGGAGTCGTACGACGTCACCAACACCTCGTGCAACAACGCGGTGCTCGCGTACGTCCGGGCGTGGGACAAGGCCGTGCACGCCAAGGGCTACTGGGCCGGCTTCTACGGCTTCCGCAGCTCCAGCGCGAAGGCCGTCGCCACGGCGGCCAACCGCACCGACCTGCCGGACGTCCTCTGGTACGCGCTGTGGGACGAGCACAAGACCACGACCACGGACTGGCCGTTCTCCACGTCGCTGTGGACCGGCCACCGCCGCGGCCACCAGTACATGGTCAACAGCAAGGAGACCCGCGGCGGTTACACCATCACCGTGGACCGCAGCGACTGGGACGCCCCGGTCGCCGTCACCGGCTGA